ttcttccttcttctaccttttctcattttcttttaacacAAAACAACACGCAACAAATTTAGGAAAGCCATCTCcatctcttatttctttttcaatggcGGATACGGACGTCTATATGAGGCACAAACTTCTAAAAACAGAGCAAAACAGGGCAAACCCAAGTAAGTTCTATACACATTTCCTTTACAAAGCTCTCATAGTGTCAATTTTCTTAGTCATACTCCCACTTTTTCCTGCACAAGCTCCCGAATTTATCAATCAAACTCTCCTCACCAGAAGCTGGGAGCTTCTACACCTTCTCTTTGTTGGTATTGCTGTCTCTTACGGCCTCTTTAGTCAACGAAACAATGAAgtagaaaaggaaaatagtagTCCTTCAAATAGtccatcaaaatttgaaaatgctCAAACCTATGTGTCCAGACTTCTTCAAGTGTCATCAGTTTTTGATGAAGAGGGTGAAATTTTGTCGGGGTCTGATGACAACAAGGTCCAAACGTGGAGTAACCAGTACTATAGAAACGAACCTGTAGTTGTTGTAGCTAATGAGCATTCTGTTGAACAGAGAGGTACTGGTTCAAGAATCGGAGAAAAACCTCTTCTTTTACCTGTTAGGAGTTTGAAGTCGCGTGTTTCAGATTCAATGAATGTTGAATCTATCagagaaacaaataataaatctGCTGCTCACCGTAGGTCGAATTCTTATTCTGGTTCAAGAAGATTTTCAGGCAGTTCtaacaaattcaaaaatggGGAATTGGGAGGCTCGGATCATGTGAATTTGGAGGATAGAGTAAATGAAAATGTGGTTCTTCCATCTCCAATTCCATGGAGATCAAGATCAGGTAGAATGGAAATGAAAGAAGATGTTGGTAGTCCAAATCCTCCCATGTTTAATATGCCTCGTTCAGTGGAGGAACTTGAATTGAACCAACACGAAGCACGGTCTTCTAGGCCTCAAGTGCCTCGATCATCTCGATCCAATTCTACGTCTTCTTCTCCAAAACTGTCTCCTTCATCGTCTTTATCTTCTCCAAAGAAGTCATCTTCTTCACCTTCGATATCCTCCTCGGAGTCTCAAGCAAAGAATTCAGAGGACTCAATAAGGAAGAAGTGCTTTTGTCggcctcctcctcctcctcctcctccacccCCACAATTCACCCATAGATCTTCGTCCATGAAAGCTAGTTACAATTTGAATAAGGAGGGGTCATTCACTGAAAAGTATTTCCAGCGAAGCCTCACCAGCGAACCAAAGGACTCGAGTATGAGCAGGGCGAGTGCAATGGGGAAATCAGTCAGAATGCTTAGACCCAGTGATCAAGACTTTGAAGATAGTGGACATGTCAAAGCCGAGAGATGGTCTAAGGAAGTTGATGCAACTTCAATGGAGAAAGGAGGAAGAAAAACAGTAACATTCGATCAGACATCCTTCAAGACTGAGAAGCTGAACCGTGAAAGTATGACTTATATGCCAAAGCCAACTTTCAAGGAGGCTCCAACGCAAGAAAAGGAGGAGTTTATCGATAAGGTGATGGTGGAAACTGATGTAGATTCAgagattgaagatgaagaatatGATGATGAAACTGGAGAAAGTCCAATTTTTTCCAACACAGAAAGAAGCTCAAACAATAAAGAAGCAAGTTCAAGCAGTGTGAATGATGGACCTCCTGATGTTGATAAGAAGGCGGATGAGTTCATAGCCAAATTCAGAGAGCAAATAAGGCTTCAGAGAATTGAATCTATCAAGAGATCAAGTGCACAAATTAGTCGAAACTCATCAAGGTAATCCAGGATATAGATTCAATCTATATATGATGTCATTCAACTTCATCgttaaactttttttctttgttcttaTTGTAAGCATAGACAGAATTATCTGGTTTcagtttttttcaatttaagcTGATGTTATACAGAGATAAGTTTGGTTGAATTCTATGCAACCAACAATTACGTTACAGAAAAGTTGTCTTCATTTTGTTCTTTAAATTGTTTGCATAATTGATGTCTTCCAACTTGACAAATTGGTTTAGACAGTAATTTCACTCATAAATTATGCCTGTAATTAGCTTAGTTTGGATACCCAGAGAACAAATTCAGTCCACCACTACGGCCATgtttaaaaagaataagaatattatTTCCCTATTTCATATTTGTGGATTTtattcattcttctttttcagtTGGAATCATATTACTCCAAAATGAAGTAATCTTATGTTCATAAAAGAGGTGGTTCTGaaatggtttttttaatatattaaacttaaacaataaaactatacgtatatatatatttttttgtatataatttaagtatacaaataatatattattgtatgattggttcattttaaattaacgataaaaaaatacttaatcatatgataatatattatttatatatctaaactatatacaaagaaaataaatgactATCGGtgagtaatgaaaaaaatggtattttaaaagtaattcaACTCTATACTTAGAACTTACACCGTGTTTATGTTATTTACATTTCTGTCAATGGCTCCATGTTAACATTGCATTAGCCAAGTTACAAGAAAATTATGTCTCCCCTGGTCCTTTATTCAAAGGATAAAAAAGAGTTACCCTTCTATGTGTtacattaaattcaaatttaatccatatttttcatttgatagtAAATGATTACTTTCAATATAGACACTAGATGTATaaggaataaataatattatgtatacctattttaagtacataaataaatacatatttatgtgtattatcatgtgacttaatgttattttattattaattcaaaattatttaatcattttataatatatatcaaatatgtacgTATTTATgcattcaaaattaatatatatagttttattaataagaaatatattttagtataaGTGCATGGGTGACATTTAGTTAACGATAGGCTAGTTGcataaatataatagataaaacgATAGTACGTGTATAtattttggccaaacgactatttcccacccaaggtttgatgttttctcaagtttccaccctttaactatggaaacactaaacacccacccatgactggttagttttaacaaaaccctaatggtggtaagggtaaaatcatcattttctctataatattaaaaataaactaaaatagaatctaatttttcccccagcctaagttttaaaaaatcacaatttaaccctagggtttcgttttgaaatctccggctccattgccgatgacctctccctcccgaagcatcctctcctttcagcgatctctttcctcccatttggactccTGATtggagtcggagaagctgtgaaagatgaaaaacttcatcggggaagacaaAGTTTTGTGTCTTCCCAGTCATCgttgtctgggaagatgatcatcttcccaaacaaagacgagacgactcgtcgtcctctgggaagacgagtcgtcttcatctgggaagacgatttctctttccAGACGACTTCTCTCTGCGTCGAATgtgttggggtggagttgaaagggggtcgtcggtggaagagaaaccatcgaGGGGGGAAGACGGTCGGCGATGGCgtcagagaaagtgaaagggttggGAAATAAACCCTATGGGGggaaatgcaatcttttcaaacttatcttagagaaaaaatgttagtttttaaacttttatgggggaaaatgagattaaatttttaggagttaggattttgttaaatctaatcgactatgagtgggtgtttgagatttctatagttaaataatgaaaacttgagaaaacatccaaccttcggtgggaaatagtcatttggccatatatttttaaagaatataatttaatatataaataatatatttttttattttattttaaattttaaattatttaataatataataatatatttaattacgtAGTAAAAAGTTGTTCACGACAGATTTGTTGTTAGTGATTACAGGTTCTAGAAGTTTGAAGGAGAATTGAGGTTGTGGGTTTGTTGGGTTCTTATTGTCTTTTCAGATGGCCAAAATCCAAAGACTGTGATGGAAAGAAATTCGCTATATAACAGAGTGGGCTTTTATAGATCCTAAACTAGGCCGAAGCATATAGGTCCAAACTAGACTGACCTCATGCAGCTATCCCCTTAGAAAGAGCAATTATCCAAATAAATTTCGATGGATTATGTTGTGCACATCGACACCCCTGCCCTGGCAGGAACACTGTTCAGTATAGTATAACTCTAGCCCCCTGATACGTCTAtagcaataaaatttatttctatcaGTTTTAcagttttctctttttgtttggCCAATTGGAGCGgtaaaaaacagaagaaatgataaatatttgcATCTTCCTGACACCAATTTCAGAGGATTAGAACAGATTCTGACAGGCCAGAGTACAACCACATTGTTctccaaaaataaaagaataaatctACCAGAGGCAGAAGGTTTTATCTTGTTTCTGAAGAACTTAACTTGGCAAAATCATAATACATCTTTAAGGGTTCTATCTGAATGGAGGATATATATTCCAAGTAACCATAAAAGTGACCCTAAACTGCTTTATGATATTGCAGTTGATAGGTTGAAGCTGACCTTAATGATTTAAATGTAGGAGTGATCTGTGAACAGAGAGAGGGCCAAATAAAGAACAAGTCACTTAGCTCAcgtaatatattatctgtcaaTTTGTTGAACAGAAGCTTGCCGACAATTTTTCTCTATCCACTGATGTTGTGATGAGCAACTGTTCTATCTTGTGATGGCGATGCCAATCTCAAAGATGATCACACTTTCTAAAAGCCTAAATGGTAGTTGAGTTGTCTGGTAAATTATGTTTATGTTGCTGACTTAAATGGGGGAATGTAGAGATCATTTACCAAATTGGTCTTCATAACTTGTGTCTAAAGAAAATAGTGTacgttttctttcttttcctgtTTACCTCCTTTAGGAATATCATCAACCACACGGCTTGTCATCTCCAACACCTTGACGAGcgataaagaagaagatatgGCTTCACCTAATTTCACAGTGATCCAATTGTACGTGGTGTAGATTTAATTGGGAGAGACATATATGTTTGAAGGGTCCCATAtgattattcaaatcaatatatCAAGTCCATATCATACCATACCAAACTTCTTAAGAGAAAATTTCGAGTTCAGTGCTTGATCCAAAAGTCCGATACTCTCACCTTGGTTATTCAATAATGTTTGAGCCAAGCTCATATGGGTCCGTTGATGGGTTTCCACCCAAAAGCATTAATAATTTGCTCTTAAATTTATTTGCTAATTCATATGAGATATGACcaacaaacaacaaaatatgGATTTACTTACATGAAATCCCATTGCTTTAAGGAAGCATTTCACCATGATTAAGGAATAATTTTCGACCAAACCTCCTGAAACCATGaaacatgtttatttattaaacaataatttaggTTTGGGTCCCTCTGCCTAGCACCCAACTACCATTTCCTTCACTAATTACTGTCAGCCTACCATTTACATACTTGCAAAATCCGGAAATCAAGCCATAACACAAGACTATAAACACACAGATAAATTGCTTAAAAagtatagataataaaataatgtaaaaagaGATATGATTGGTAAATTAGAAGACAATGAGATTAATTACTTAAATTGGTCAAATCAATAATGAGATATTCAACTTTACACCCCGAGTTTCGCTTCTCCCTTTGATATAAGCACCAAATTAATTACTAATTGGCACTAGAATTAAGTTAAAACATAATTCTAGAGAGACCCACCAAATCATACCCTACTAACCATATCTTAGGCCTACGACTTTGAACATTCCACGCTACTACTACGCTATTACAATTGCTTTTCCACTTGTACCCTTCCATGTAACCCTCTAATTACGATCTAGGACGAAGAGCATCGAACAGTCCATGAGGCATCGGAGCTGTCCGGGCCCACGGGTGGATGGGAATTGGCCTGTGATGGGTTTGAGCCATTTGATGGGACCGGTGATCAACGGCAGAGGATGGGGCAGAAGGTGGAACTGCTACACGCTCACATGATGGACACATGGTGAGTGTTGTGGGTGGGGTCATTTGCATGTAGAATTGCGGGGAAAGTTTCAGTGCTCTCAGCTCTTGAACTTCCTTCTGCAACCTCCTGTTCTCGTCCGTTAGATTTTCACAGCATCTCTTTAAAAACTCACAGTCAACCTCTGTTTGCTTCAGCTTGGTCCTGAAATAATTTCAATACGGtaaaataaaaccattattGACAGAATAAACCATAAAAAGACGTAAATACCCTCAggacatatataaaatatctcaCCTTGCCCTTCGGTTCTGGAACCACACTTCCACTTGCCTAGGTCTGAGGCCTAGCTGCTTAGCCAAGGCCGTCTTTTGCTTCTGACCGAAAAAAAACCCATCCTTTTGTGAGTTTCAGTAGCCTGTTTGTTtcacaagaaaataaaactttCGCGAGAAAACATGTACTTACGGGGTTGAGAGTGTTGTGTTCTTTGAAGCTCTCTTCAAGAATGGCTGACTGATCTTTAGACAACCTGAGCTTCTTTCTTGAAGTATCACCATCTTCTTCGTCACTGATACCACGAGAACAAGACCTCTCAATCTCAAGCTCTTCTCCATTCGGTTCTCTCTCGCTTCTCTTGCCACTCACAGTCGATATCGTACTGTTAGGCGAGGAGACACCAGCTTCGTCTTCGTTATCCGCTTGAGATGGCAACCGGTTCACGTCGATTCCTCTAAGAAAAGACCGGGTCTCAACACGGCAGGACTCGGAATTTGGATCTGCATGTGAAAACCCCAATAAGATACACAGAATACTTGGTTTGGTAGCTGGCTTATGAATATTTGAGGTTGGATCTGcaaattagggtttctgaatgaggggaaaaaaggaaaattgagcAACTTTTGAGAGTGAAAATGAGAAAGTTTCGTGGAAAACTGTTGAAAAAGTTGAATAGAttagaaaaagataataaatatgaaaaagcaATAAAGTACAATTTATTTTATCCAAACTTCAATGAAAACGATGAAAAGATGCAGCAAAAAATAagtatgataaaaataatttctttaaaccACAGATCTGAAACCTAGAAGCCATGCAGATTTAGAAACtacaacaaaacaaacaaagaaaccCGGTGAAAGGAAGAAAGCGTAACAAGATAGAGAAAATACCTGAAGAAGGGAAGTGTTTGTGAAGATTGAAGACAGAAGAAGGAGAAGACGAAGACGCAGACGATGGAACCAGTGAAGGCATAAGATTAGGGTGTAGGGAATTATGATTCTGAGGAAAGCTCAAGCTAAGACTCAAACCCAGATCGTCTTTCTCAACCATGGTATCGATGAAGCAGTTGAGTTATTAACTGTAAAATGATGAGAAAACCTAGGCAGAAGGCTTCTCGttttgaaaaagagagagagagagagagagaaagactGAAAGAGCTCAGCTGATGAATGTAAGAGAGGGGTTGAGTTGAGATTATATAGAAAGAAGAGAATAGGTTTGGAGGAGAGTGGTGGTCTGCAAATTCAATCATGACTTTGTGTCAGGAGGCCATTTATGTCAATCATGGCTTTTGCCCCAAAAAATAATACCCATCTCTGAATTTTTGTCAAATCCCTTTCgcctttcaatttttttaaccttcATTAACCATggtaatttcattaatattatcataaatatgtacacaaaaatggcatatattaaattaaagtggCATTTAACATGTTTTCCGTGACCAACATAGTATGGAAAAAGGCATTATTCATACAATaatgatatttctttttaatttgggtAAAGAAAATCTAAATTggaattaacaataatattgaTGTATACATACAacaattaaaatagaaaaaacttgATATGGTGGCATAATGGCATTTATCATGTTTTGACAAAGCAACATGCTTGATGGCATCATTTAACCATAACACAATCAAACTTATacatggatatatatatatatatatatatatatatatatatatatatatatatatatataaaaatttaattataataattattattaatatcttgaaataagtcaaaattaaaagaaaatgctGTTGATAATTTCGATTGGTTTTTAAGAAAAGTGTGATGCATTATTTTGCCAACCCACCAACCCAAAACCAATGCAATATTTTGTCTAGAATCCCAAGATCATTTACATTCAACACTGGGGCCCACAGACTCACCTGAAAACACTTCACTCTTTTATCAAATCAACGGCTGAGATTATTTCCCCGAACGTGGGCTCCACCTATCCAGTGCTACATAATTAGGACCAAAGCCAGTTAAGTTAAGGTCGACACAACCATCAAATCATGAGTGGATAGTTATTGAGTGGAACCAGACAGATCAACTTTTTTATGGCTCTCTATTGGGCCccatttcattttaatttttaaatcttttcacCACAGGGACTCTCTTTAGACAAAACCGTCGCTTTCTtaaccttttttattattataaaacaacGGCTGGTATTTATCTTCACGGATCACATTCGCATTTATCTCCGTGTCTTTCACGCGTCTCTCCACTATCTAAAGTATCGTTGACGCTTAAGGATGGAGCGTTGCAGGTGGAGTGGTccctaataatttattttgctaGATGGCTTGGAGCGGATTGATTGGATGGCCtctgatttttcaattatttattttttaagattttaactcatttgaattatcttaaattaattttttttaaatgattaataaattCTTACTCTAACAATTTACTGTTTATTAaaagcataaataaatatatttatatataaatataaaattaatttgtaaattatacTCCAATACAAACTTAAGGAGAATCATGCCTTCTTCACGTCATACTTACATGCGAAGTCTTAATACTTATTTGGGTTAATGTAACTTAATATAATCATGTTTTACAATTTCGATATCCTATTGAGTTAATTATGAATTAGCGTCATTACCtgtaatatatgattataaataaaaaacgtGATAATGATTTTGATACTAAATAACATGAATCATAAGAAAATTACGTttcaaatcaattattaaaattaaaaaattcaaaatcatataaatttatattaaaaatctatattttttaatatacgattgagttatatatattatatttgaaaatctaata
Above is a genomic segment from Mangifera indica cultivar Alphonso chromosome 3, CATAS_Mindica_2.1, whole genome shotgun sequence containing:
- the LOC123211805 gene encoding homeobox-leucine zipper protein HAT4-like isoform X2 — encoded protein: MVEKDDLGLSLSLSFPQNHNSLHPNLMPSLVPSSASSSSPSSVFNLHKHFPSSDPNSESCRVETRSFLRGIDVNRLPSQADNEDEAGVSSPNSTISTVSGKRSEREPNGEELEIERSCSRGISDEEDGDTSRKKLRLSKDQSAILEESFKEHNTLNPKQKTALAKQLGLRPRQVEVWFQNRRARTKLKQTEVDCEFLKRCCENLTDENRRLQKEVQELRALKLSPQFYMQMTPPTTLTMCPSCERVAVPPSAPSSAVDHRSHQMAQTHHRPIPIHPWARTAPMPHGLFDALRPRS
- the LOC123211804 gene encoding uncharacterized protein LOC123211804, with amino-acid sequence MADTDVYMRHKLLKTEQNRANPSKFYTHFLYKALIVSIFLVILPLFPAQAPEFINQTLLTRSWELLHLLFVGIAVSYGLFSQRNNEVEKENSSPSNSPSKFENAQTYVSRLLQVSSVFDEEGEILSGSDDNKVQTWSNQYYRNEPVVVVANEHSVEQRGTGSRIGEKPLLLPVRSLKSRVSDSMNVESIRETNNKSAAHRRSNSYSGSRRFSGSSNKFKNGELGGSDHVNLEDRVNENVVLPSPIPWRSRSGRMEMKEDVGSPNPPMFNMPRSVEELELNQHEARSSRPQVPRSSRSNSTSSSPKLSPSSSLSSPKKSSSSPSISSSESQAKNSEDSIRKKCFCRPPPPPPPPPPQFTHRSSSMKASYNLNKEGSFTEKYFQRSLTSEPKDSSMSRASAMGKSVRMLRPSDQDFEDSGHVKAERWSKEVDATSMEKGGRKTVTFDQTSFKTEKLNRESMTYMPKPTFKEAPTQEKEEFIDKVMVETDVDSEIEDEEYDDETGESPIFSNTERSSNNKEASSSSVNDGPPDVDKKADEFIAKFREQIRLQRIESIKRSSAQISRNSSR
- the LOC123211805 gene encoding homeobox-leucine zipper protein HAT4-like isoform X1, which codes for MVEKDDLGLSLSLSFPQNHNSLHPNLMPSLVPSSASSSSPSSVFNLHKHFPSSDPTSNIHKPATKPSILCILLGFSHADPNSESCRVETRSFLRGIDVNRLPSQADNEDEAGVSSPNSTISTVSGKRSEREPNGEELEIERSCSRGISDEEDGDTSRKKLRLSKDQSAILEESFKEHNTLNPKQKTALAKQLGLRPRQVEVWFQNRRARTKLKQTEVDCEFLKRCCENLTDENRRLQKEVQELRALKLSPQFYMQMTPPTTLTMCPSCERVAVPPSAPSSAVDHRSHQMAQTHHRPIPIHPWARTAPMPHGLFDALRPRS